Within Quadrisphaera sp. DSM 44207, the genomic segment GCGCAGGCCCGGCAGCAGGCGCGCGGCCGCCGCGGCGTCGGTGGCGACCACCACCGCCCGCGCCCGCACCGCGCCCGCCGCGGTGCCCACCCGCACACCGGCCCCCGTGCGCTCGACCCCGATGACGGGCACGGCGGTGCGCACGGCGCCGGCCGGCAGGGACGCCGCCACCTGCTGGGGCAGCGCCTGGACGCCGCCGGCGGGGACGCCGGGCGTCCCGCGCACGAAGCTGCGCACGACCAGGCGCGTGAACGCGGCGGACGTCGCACCGCCGTCCTCGCCGAGGACCCCCGCCAGGAAGGGCGTGACCACGCTGCGCCGCAGCCGCCCGTGCACGCCCGCGCGGTCGAGCGCCGAGGACAGCGGCTCGTCGGTGCCGTCCCGCACGCGCCGGGGGTCGGCCAGCGCCGCGCCCAGCGCCCAGCGGGCGAAGGCGGCCTTCTCCGGCAGGGAGCCCACCGGCGCGCGCAGCGACTCCAGGGCCGCCGAGGGCAGGCGGCGCGGGTCGGCGACGCGGTGCCGCCCGGCGCCCGTCGCCACCACGACGCCGGCGGCGAAGGGCCGCAGCTGCAGGCGCGCCAGGTCCACCACGCGGGGCAGCGCCGGGTAGGCGGGGTTGACCAGCTGGAACCCGCGGTCGCAGCGGTAGCCGTCGACGACGTCGGTGCGCACGCGCCCGCCGACGCCGTCGGAGGCCTCGAGCACGAGCGCGGGCACACCGGCGGCCGCCAGCCGCTGGGCGCAGGCCAGGCCCGCCAGCCCGGCGCCCACGACGACGACCTCGGCGCTGTCCACCGGCGCGACGGTACCGCCGGGGCCTGTGGACAGCGCCGGCGCGCCTGCGTCCGCGCGCGGCAGGGTGGGCGGGTGAGCGAGCGCCCCGTCCGCGTCGTCCGTGCCGTCGGTGCCGTCCGTGCACCCGCGCCGGTCATCCCGAGCGTGCCCGGCTACCGCCTCGGGCGGCTGCTGGGCGCGGGCGGCAGCGGCCAGGTGTGGGCGGCGACGGCGCCGGACGGCTCGCAGGTCGCCGTCAAGGTGCTCCTCGGGCTGCCGCCAGGGGCACCGGAGCCCTCCGAGGCCTCCCTGCTGGCGGCGGTCGAGCACCCCCACGTGGTGCGCCTGCTCGACGTCGTGCGCACCAGCACGGGCCCCGCCCTGGTGCTCCAGCTGGCCGGCGGGGGGAGCCTGCAGGACCTCGTGGCGGCCCGCGGTCCCCTCGACGCCGCGGAGGTCGTCACCGTGGTCGGCTGCCTCGGCAGCGCCCTCGCCGCCCTGCACGCGCGCGGGCTCGTGCACGGCGACGTCGCCCCCGGCAACGTGCTCCTCGACGACGACGGCCGGCCGCTGCTGTCCGACGGGGGCCAGGCCGGCGCGGTCGGGAGCGCGGCCGGGGTCGCGGTCGAGAGCGTGGTCGAGAGCGCGGCCGGGGTCGTGCCGCCGACGGGCCGCGGGCGGCGGGCGCGGCGGCCCGGGCGCGAGGCGCCGCAGGCGTGGCTGACCGCGACCCCGGGCTTCGTCGCGCCCGAGCGGCTCAGCGGCGCCGCGGCCGCGCCCGCCGGTGACGTCCACGGGCTCGCGGCGGTGGGGTGGTTCGCGCTCACCGGCCGCGCGCCGAGCACCGGGGACGTCCCACCGGACGCGCTCGACGACCTCCTCGACGCCGCTCCGGACGCCGCTCCGGACGCCGCGGGGGAGGCGGAGCCCGGTGGCGGGCCGGCGCGCGCGGCGCTGCTCGACCTGCTCCGGCGCGGCACGGCCGCGGCGCCCGCCGACCGCCCCGGCGCCGCCGAGCTCGCCGACGCGGCCTGGGCGCTGCTGCCCGCGCAGCCCGTGCGCCTGGCTCCGGACGCCGCAGCGTCCTCGGCCGGTGCCGTCACCCGGCGCCTGCGGCTGGAGGCCGCCGCCGCGGCCGAGGACGCCGGGCAGGAGCGGCGCTGGCCCGCCCGCGGCCGCGCCGTCGCCGGCGGGCTCGCGCTGGCCGGCCTCGCCGGGGCGACCGTCGTCGCGGTCCTCCTCACCACCTCCGCGCCGACCGGTCCGCCGGCCCCGACCGGTCCACCGACCCCGGCTGGCCGTCCGGCCCCGGTCGGCGCCGTCCCGTCCGGTGTCGCGCCGAGCGCGGCAGCCGACCCGGCCGCCGCCGTCCCCGCGCTGGCCGCGCTGCGCTCGCGCGCCTACACCGAGGCGGACGCCGACCTGCTGCGGGAGGTCAACGCCGCGGGCTCGCCCGCGGCGCAGGCGGACCTCGCCCAGCTCGAGCGCTCCCTGGCCGGCGGAGCGCGCCTGGACGGCCTCGCGTTCGAGGTGCTCGCCACCGAGGTGCTGTCCGCGCCCGCGAGCGCCGACGGGGCGCGGCGTGCGCGCGTGCGCGCCACGGTGGTCACCTCGGCCCACGAGCGGGTGCTGCCGGACGGCACCTCGGTGGCGGTGCCGGCGTCCGCGCCGGTCACCTCCCTGCTGGTGCTCGTGCGCGACGGGCAGCGGTGGGTCGTGGAGTCGACCGCCTGAGCGCGGCGCGCCGGCGGCGCGTCGGGCGGCGGGTCAGGTGGCGGGTCAGGCGGCGGTGACCTGCCGCACGGCGCCGGCGAGGTCGGGCGCCGTGAAGCGGAAGCCCGCCCCTGCCAGCACCTGGGGCAGCACGCGGCGGCTGGCGAGGATCTCCTCCGCGAACCCGCCGACGGCCGCGCGCAGCGCGAGGGCGGGCACCGGCAGCAGCGCCGGCCGGGAGTACCCGCGCGCCAGGGCCCGCACCAGGTCGCCGTTGCGCGCCGGCTCGGGGGCGACGAGGTTGACCGGCCCGGCGACGTCGTGCTCGAGGAGGAACAGCAGGGCGCGCAGCTGGTCCTCCAGCGTGATCCACGACCACCACGCCCGCCCGGACCCGAGCGGGCCGGCCAGCCCGGTGCGCAGCAGCGGCGCCATCCGGCCCACGAGCCCGCCCTCGGGGGTGAGCACGAGGCCCGTGCGCAGCGCCACCACCCGGATCCCCGCGGCGCGCGCCGGCTCCGCGGCGGCCTCCCAGGCCATGCAGACCCCCGGGACGAAGCCCGTGCCGGGCGCGGACGCCTCCGTCAGCTCCTCCTCGCCGCGGTCCCCGTAGTACCCGGTGGCGCTCGCCTGCAGCAGCACGGCGGGCGGGCGGTCCTGGGCGGCCAGGGCCCGGGCCAGGGTGCCGGTGCTCGAGGTGCGCGAGTGCAGGACCGTGCGGCGGTAGCGCCGCGTCCACCGTCGGTCGCCGATGCCGGCGCCGGCCAGGTCGACGGCGGCGTCCGCGCCGGCCACCGCGACGGGGTCCAGCACGCCCGTCGCAGGGTCCCACCGCACCTCGCCCGGCGCGGTGGGCGCCCGGCGCACCAGGCGCACCACCTCGTGGCCCTGCGCGCGCAGCCGGCGCACCAGCGGCACGCCGATCAGGCCCGAGGCGCCGGCGACGACGACCTTCACCGGTGCCTCCTGGGCGGCGTCGCGGCGCTCACAGGCCGAGGTCGGCCTCGAACGCGCCCTCCTCCAGGCGCGCCTTGATGGCGGAGAGGAACCGCGCGGCGTCCGCGCCGTCCACGAGGCGGTGGTCGTACGACAGCGCCAGGTAGGCCATCGAGCGGACCGCGATCGACTCCCCGCCGTCGGCGTCGGCCACCACGGCCGGGCGCTTGACGACGGCGCCGGTGCCGAGGATCGCGACCTGGGGCTGGTTGATGATCGGCGTGTCGAACAGGGCGCCGCGGCTGCCGGTGTTCGTCAGCGTGAACGTGCCGCCGCCGAGCTCGTCGGGCGTGACCTTGTTGGCGCGCGTGCGGGCCGCGAGGTCGGCGATCCGGCGGGCGAGCCCGGCGATGTTGAGGTCGCCGGCGTCCTTGATGACGGGCACGAGCAGGCCGCGCTCGGTGTCGACGGCCACGCCGAGGTTCTCCTGGGCGTGGTAGACGATGGTGTCGCCCTCGATGCTCGCGTTGACCTGCGGGTAGGCCTTGAGGGCCTCGACCGCCGCGAGCGCGAAGAACGGCAGGAACGACAGGCTCGTGCCCTCGCGCGCCCTGAACTCGTCCTTGGCCCGGGCCCGCAGCCGCGCGATGCGGGTGACGTCGACCTCGACCACGCTGGTCAGCTGCGCGGAGACCTGCAGCGACTCCACCATGCGCTGGGCGATCACCTTGCGCAGGCGCGACATCTTCTCCGTGGTGCCGCGCTTGGCGGCGACCTCCGGTGCCGCCGTCGGCCGCGCCGTGGCGGGCGCGGACGACGCAGGCGCCGGCGCCTGGCTCGGCTGAGCGGGCTGCTGCGCGGGCTGCTGCGCGGGCTGGGCGGGCTGCTGAGCGGCCTGCTGCGCCTGCTCGGCCTCGGCGCGCCGGCGCTCCGCGGCGTCGAGGACGTCCTGCTTGCGGATGCGCCCGCCGACGCCCGTGCCCGTCAGCGACGACAGGTCGACGTCGTGCTGGGCGGCGAGCTTGCGCACCAGCGGCGTGACGTAGGAGGAGACCTCCGGGGCCGGGCCGGGCACCTGCTCGCCCGTCGGCGGGCGCACGGGCCCGCCGGTCTGCGGGGCGATGGAGTTGTAGTCCTCGCTGGCCTGCTCGGGCTCGGGAGCGCTGCTGTCGGCGCCGAGCTGGCGCTGCGGCTGGCCCTGGTCGTCCTGCCCGGCGCTCTGGCCGGTGTCGTCCCGCGACGCCGGCGAGGGCGCCGGCGCCGCGGCCTCGGCGCCCGCGCGACCGCCGGTCCCACCGCTGTCGCCGCCACCGGACCCACCGGACCCACCGGACCCGCCGCCGTCCCCGCCGGAGCGCGCCTGCCGGACCTGGCGCTCGGCCTTCTCCTCCGACTGCTGCGCCGCCTGCTCGCGCTGCTCGACCTCCTCGGCGAGGGAGCCGGCCGCAGCGTCCTGGCCGCCGGAGGCGTCGCCCACCCGCTCGACGGGCGCGCCGCCGGCCTGCTCACCGGCCTGCTCACCGGCCTGACCGCCGTCCTGACCGCCGGCCTGGTCGCCGCCCCCGGCGGTGCCGCTGCCGACCAGCGCCAGCTGGGCGCCGACCTCGACGGTCTCGTCCTCGCCCACGAGGATCTTCAGCACGGTGCCGGCCACGGGCGAGGGGATCTCGGTGTCGACCTTGTCGGTGGAGACCTCCAGCAGCGGCTCGTCGACCTCGACGGTCTCGCCCTCCGCCTTCAGCCACCGCGTCACCGTGCCCTCGGTGACGCTCTCGCCCAGGGCCGGCATGGTCACGGGCACACCCCTCGCACCACCGCCGGAGCCGCCGGAGCCGCCGTCCTGGGCGGCGACCGGGGTGCCGGCGCCCGGAGAGCCGGCAGCCGCGGGAGCGTCCGGCTCGGGGCCCGGCTGCGGCTCCTGGGCCGGAGCGGACGGAGCCTGCTGCCCGTCGCCGCCGGAGGAGGACGGTGCGCCGCCGCCGTCGCTCGGCGCCTCGTCGCCGATCCGGGCCAGGGCGACGCCCACCTCGGCGGTCTCGTCCTCGGCGACGAGGATCTCCTGCAGCACTCCCGCGACGGGGGAGGGGATCTCGGTGTCGACCTTGTCCGTGGAGACCTCGAGCAGCGGCTCGTCGACCTCGACCCGCTCGCCGACCTGCTTCAGCCAGCGGGTGACGGTCCCCTCGGTGACGCTCTCCCCGAGGGCGGGCATCTGCACGGACTCGGACATCAGGTCTCCTGTCTCACCGGCCGGGGTCCCGGCCGGTGATCGTCGTCGCTGGGAGCGGTGCGAGGTGCGGGTGGGCAGGCGGCCCGTCAGCCGTGGGGTCAGCCGTGGGCGTGCAGCGGCTTGCCGGCCAGGGCCAGGTGCGCCTCGCCCATGGCCTCGTTCTGGGTCGGGTGCGCGTGGATCAGCTGCGCGACCTCCTCGGGGTACGCCTCCCAGTTGACGATCAGCTGCGCCTCGCCGACCTGCTCGCTGATCCGGGAGCCGACGCCGTGGATGCCGACGAGCGGGCCGTCCTTGCGGCGCACCAGCTTGAGGAAGCCCTGGGTGCCGATGATCTGGCTGCGGCCGTTGCCTGCGAGGTTGTACTCGTAGACCTCGACGGCGTCCTCGCCGTAGGTCTCCCGCGACTGCGCCTCGGTGAGGCCCACCGAGATGATCTCCGGGTCGCTGTAGGTGACCCGCGGCACGCCGGAGTCGATCACCGGGATCGGGTCGAGGCCGGCGATCTCCTCGGCGACGAAGATGCCCTGGGCGAAGCCCCGGTGCGCCAGCTGCAGGCCGGGCACGATGTCGCCCACCGCCCAGACGCCGTCCACGCCCGTGCGCAGGCGCTCGTCGGTGACGACGAACCCGCGGTCGATGATGATGCCCTGCTCCTCGTAGCCGAAACCCGCGGTCGTGGGGCCGCGACCGACGGCGACGAGCAGGTAGTCGGCCTCGAGCGTCGTACCGTCCTCGAGGGAGACCGTCACGCCGTCGTCGGTCTGCTCGACGCCGGAGAAGCGCACGCCCGTCCTGAAGTCGATCTTGCGCTTGCGGAAGGCGCGCTCGATCGCCTTGCTGCACGCCGCGTCCTCGGCCGGCACCAGGCGCGGCAGGGCCTCGACGATCGTCA encodes:
- a CDS encoding NAD(P)/FAD-dependent oxidoreductase, whose protein sequence is MDSAEVVVVGAGLAGLACAQRLAAAGVPALVLEASDGVGGRVRTDVVDGYRCDRGFQLVNPAYPALPRVVDLARLQLRPFAAGVVVATGAGRHRVADPRRLPSAALESLRAPVGSLPEKAAFARWALGAALADPRRVRDGTDEPLSSALDRAGVHGRLRRSVVTPFLAGVLGEDGGATSAAFTRLVVRSFVRGTPGVPAGGVQALPQQVAASLPAGAVRTAVPVIGVERTGAGVRVGTAAGAVRARAVVVATDAAAAARLLPGLRVPPPRALTTWWHLTDVPPAPARTRRLLHVDGDRRGPLVNSAVLTAVAPGYAPAGADPARHLVASTVLGARADGASERDVRAQLALLYGTATAGWDLLAVHALPHALPAVTAPLQARRPVDLGGGVFVAGDHRDTASQQGALVSGRRAAGAVLAALGAAG
- a CDS encoding serine/threonine-protein kinase, coding for MSERPVRVVRAVGAVRAPAPVIPSVPGYRLGRLLGAGGSGQVWAATAPDGSQVAVKVLLGLPPGAPEPSEASLLAAVEHPHVVRLLDVVRTSTGPALVLQLAGGGSLQDLVAARGPLDAAEVVTVVGCLGSALAALHARGLVHGDVAPGNVLLDDDGRPLLSDGGQAGAVGSAAGVAVESVVESAAGVVPPTGRGRRARRPGREAPQAWLTATPGFVAPERLSGAAAAPAGDVHGLAAVGWFALTGRAPSTGDVPPDALDDLLDAAPDAAPDAAGEAEPGGGPARAALLDLLRRGTAAAPADRPGAAELADAAWALLPAQPVRLAPDAAASSAGAVTRRLRLEAAAAAEDAGQERRWPARGRAVAGGLALAGLAGATVVAVLLTTSAPTGPPAPTGPPTPAGRPAPVGAVPSGVAPSAAADPAAAVPALAALRSRAYTEADADLLREVNAAGSPAAQADLAQLERSLAGGARLDGLAFEVLATEVLSAPASADGARRARVRATVVTSAHERVLPDGTSVAVPASAPVTSLLVLVRDGQRWVVESTA
- a CDS encoding TIGR01777 family oxidoreductase, translated to MKVVVAGASGLIGVPLVRRLRAQGHEVVRLVRRAPTAPGEVRWDPATGVLDPVAVAGADAAVDLAGAGIGDRRWTRRYRRTVLHSRTSSTGTLARALAAQDRPPAVLLQASATGYYGDRGEEELTEASAPGTGFVPGVCMAWEAAAEPARAAGIRVVALRTGLVLTPEGGLVGRMAPLLRTGLAGPLGSGRAWWSWITLEDQLRALLFLLEHDVAGPVNLVAPEPARNGDLVRALARGYSRPALLPVPALALRAAVGGFAEEILASRRVLPQVLAGAGFRFTAPDLAGAVRQVTAA
- the sucB gene encoding 2-oxoglutarate dehydrogenase, E2 component, dihydrolipoamide succinyltransferase codes for the protein MSESVQMPALGESVTEGTVTRWLKQVGERVEVDEPLLEVSTDKVDTEIPSPVAGVLQEILVAEDETAEVGVALARIGDEAPSDGGGAPSSSGGDGQQAPSAPAQEPQPGPEPDAPAAAGSPGAGTPVAAQDGGSGGSGGGARGVPVTMPALGESVTEGTVTRWLKAEGETVEVDEPLLEVSTDKVDTEIPSPVAGTVLKILVGEDETVEVGAQLALVGSGTAGGGDQAGGQDGGQAGEQAGEQAGGAPVERVGDASGGQDAAAGSLAEEVEQREQAAQQSEEKAERQVRQARSGGDGGGSGGSGGSGGGDSGGTGGRAGAEAAAPAPSPASRDDTGQSAGQDDQGQPQRQLGADSSAPEPEQASEDYNSIAPQTGGPVRPPTGEQVPGPAPEVSSYVTPLVRKLAAQHDVDLSSLTGTGVGGRIRKQDVLDAAERRRAEAEQAQQAAQQPAQPAQQPAQQPAQPSQAPAPASSAPATARPTAAPEVAAKRGTTEKMSRLRKVIAQRMVESLQVSAQLTSVVEVDVTRIARLRARAKDEFRAREGTSLSFLPFFALAAVEALKAYPQVNASIEGDTIVYHAQENLGVAVDTERGLLVPVIKDAGDLNIAGLARRIADLAARTRANKVTPDELGGGTFTLTNTGSRGALFDTPIINQPQVAILGTGAVVKRPAVVADADGGESIAVRSMAYLALSYDHRLVDGADAARFLSAIKARLEEGAFEADLGL
- the lpdA gene encoding dihydrolipoyl dehydrogenase; this translates as MAESTHEQVYDVVVLGGGSGGYACAFRAAELGMSVALVEKDKLGGTCLHRGCIPTKALLHAAEVADAARESEQYGVRASLEGIDMAGVHKYKDGVIGRLYKGLQGLAKANKVTIVEGEGRLVAEDAVEVGGQRVRGRNVVLATGSYSRSLPGLEIGGRVLTSDTALTLDHVPDRAVILGGGVIGVEFASAWKSFGVDVTIVEALPRLVPAEDAACSKAIERAFRKRKIDFRTGVRFSGVEQTDDGVTVSLEDGTTLEADYLLVAVGRGPTTAGFGYEEQGIIIDRGFVVTDERLRTGVDGVWAVGDIVPGLQLAHRGFAQGIFVAEEIAGLDPIPVIDSGVPRVTYSDPEIISVGLTEAQSRETYGEDAVEVYEYNLAGNGRSQIIGTQGFLKLVRRKDGPLVGIHGVGSRISEQVGEAQLIVNWEAYPEEVAQLIHAHPTQNEAMGEAHLALAGKPLHAHG